One Mucilaginibacter robiniae genomic region harbors:
- a CDS encoding DUF3800 domain-containing protein encodes MKNIIAFADEYGNNSFEFSTQGTHFIVASVILKKDKLAETEQYIEDIRKRHFQTGEIKSRKVGDQHHRRLKILQELVQADFSIYAVVVNKRKLVGEGFKYKPSFYKFLNGLVYKELFKTFPELDLVVDEHGDNDFMRQFKSYVQRYHQPNLFSGSDFQFSGSAESVMIQLADFIAGTLGRCFDEAKISPESQQFLQVLEPKITSLNFFPYDKQHLLQVGEEPETGFHEDIAQIGVNSAIHFIDNKKVINQDDADQINCVKLILLYFNTYGTKKYIPTKQLIQHLQVGREEVLSEHNFRTKVIGKIRDAGVLVVSSSAGEHKGYKLPASMQDLYKFVSHGNSVIMPMLHRIAVFRDKIKLATLNDVDILDKDEFKGLRELLV; translated from the coding sequence ATGAAGAACATAATAGCATTTGCGGATGAATACGGTAACAACTCTTTTGAGTTTTCGACCCAAGGTACCCATTTCATTGTGGCTAGCGTTATCTTGAAAAAAGACAAGCTGGCCGAAACCGAGCAGTACATCGAGGATATCCGCAAACGCCATTTCCAGACCGGTGAGATCAAGTCCCGCAAGGTAGGCGATCAGCATCACCGGAGATTAAAGATTCTGCAGGAGCTGGTACAAGCTGATTTTTCTATTTATGCCGTAGTCGTTAACAAGCGCAAATTGGTAGGTGAAGGATTTAAGTACAAGCCCTCTTTTTACAAGTTCTTGAACGGTTTGGTTTATAAAGAGCTTTTCAAGACCTTTCCAGAGCTTGACCTGGTGGTAGACGAGCATGGGGATAATGACTTTATGCGTCAGTTTAAAAGCTATGTACAGCGATATCACCAGCCCAACTTGTTTTCCGGTAGCGACTTTCAATTCTCCGGTAGTGCGGAAAGCGTGATGATCCAGTTAGCTGATTTTATTGCCGGAACCTTAGGGCGCTGCTTTGATGAAGCGAAGATCAGCCCGGAAAGTCAGCAGTTCTTACAGGTACTAGAGCCTAAAATCACCAGTCTGAATTTCTTCCCCTATGACAAGCAGCACTTGCTGCAGGTAGGGGAGGAGCCGGAAACCGGCTTTCATGAAGATATTGCGCAAATCGGTGTCAACAGCGCCATTCACTTTATTGATAACAAAAAAGTCATTAACCAGGATGATGCCGATCAGATAAATTGTGTCAAGCTCATTCTGTTATACTTTAATACCTATGGTACCAAAAAGTACATTCCGACCAAACAGCTCATTCAGCATCTGCAGGTTGGCCGGGAGGAAGTGTTATCTGAACATAATTTTCGCACCAAGGTGATCGGTAAAATCCGGGATGCAGGTGTACTGGTAGTGAGCAGCAGTGCAGGAGAACACAAAGGCTATAAGCTACCGGCGTCTATGCAGGACTTATATAAGTTTGTAAGTCATGGCAATAGTGTTATTATGCCGATGCTGCACCGTATTGCGGTATTCCGGGATAAGATCAAACTGGCTACCTTGAACGACGTTGATATCCTGGATAAGGACGAATTTAAAGGCTTAAGAGAGTTATTGGTCTGA
- a CDS encoding topoisomerase C-terminal repeat-containing protein yields the protein MEKVAKCPVCKQGDLIEGASSYMCNHFKSVDDKCSFTIYKSYFGKDITKEIVIQLATDKETDFFNDLVNRDNKPFSAKLVIQEGLIKPVFENKELQTSCPKCGKRVHVSSKAFICEGYIQNKACDLYIGRNVAGVMLSENDAEVLLNGSSTDFRTDFISQQNKEFGAKIILDEDFKTKFVFEVAKCPKCKTGSILGNAKAFSCSNFKDQQIKCDFVIWRQISGKEISANDVIALCENGSTGVIKSFKKKGSGDTFSGKLSLSQDYKVSVV from the coding sequence ATGGAAAAAGTAGCCAAATGCCCTGTTTGTAAGCAAGGTGACTTGATTGAGGGCGCAAGTAGTTATATGTGTAACCACTTTAAAAGCGTAGATGATAAATGCAGCTTTACAATTTACAAGTCTTATTTCGGAAAGGATATTACGAAAGAAATTGTTATCCAGCTTGCAACGGACAAGGAAACCGATTTTTTTAATGACCTGGTTAATCGGGATAATAAGCCGTTTTCTGCAAAGTTGGTTATACAGGAGGGGTTAATTAAGCCCGTTTTTGAAAATAAAGAATTGCAAACGTCTTGTCCTAAGTGTGGTAAGCGGGTGCATGTTTCCTCAAAAGCTTTTATATGTGAAGGTTATATTCAAAATAAGGCTTGTGATTTGTACATAGGCCGGAATGTTGCAGGGGTGATGCTTTCAGAAAATGATGCAGAAGTGCTTTTGAATGGTAGCTCGACTGATTTCAGGACAGATTTTATAAGTCAGCAGAATAAAGAGTTTGGAGCAAAAATAATTCTTGATGAAGACTTTAAAACTAAGTTCGTCTTTGAAGTGGCTAAATGTCCAAAGTGTAAAACAGGTTCGATTTTGGGTAACGCAAAAGCTTTCTCGTGTTCAAATTTTAAAGATCAGCAGATCAAATGCGATTTTGTGATTTGGAGGCAGATTTCGGGTAAGGAAATTTCAGCAAACGATGTTATTGCGTTGTGTGAAAATGGTAGTACAGGCGTTATCAAATCATTCAAAAAGAAGGGCTCTGGTGATACTTTTTCCGGTAAGCTGTCACTAAGCCAGGATTATAAAGTTTCGGTCGTGTAA
- a CDS encoding DUF4099 domain-containing protein: MKEVLENQLPLKDLERVGLYKGGSLDIDSDNLNALKRGNMTDLVELKNVKGDNGFEIEAIEARLSVVAENGENKLRIDPVYKDVQKHPLLNEQEHEQLVNGHLPNIKKEVIDREGNATSEIIEFDKLTNQFLSYDPRKIKLPEAINNEVISPEKKRKLREGEIITLSDGTEVQYRTSDKNGLRSNRNALVLSVLLDGGISYLLVTGIARLMGRETAEEKSYSTGYLTALKEVEKQLERKQQKFPNDKSIANELNVVKHEFSNASAMEPAQLNTLRTKDADDVMNEKNVNDPDDGKVNAVNDEDNDIEQSRGRGR, encoded by the coding sequence ATGAAAGAAGTATTAGAAAATCAACTGCCCCTTAAAGACCTGGAACGAGTAGGCTTGTACAAAGGCGGTTCACTTGATATTGACAGTGATAATTTAAATGCCCTCAAACGAGGAAACATGACTGACCTTGTGGAGCTTAAAAACGTTAAAGGAGATAATGGTTTTGAGATTGAAGCTATAGAGGCCCGACTATCTGTAGTTGCGGAAAACGGCGAAAATAAATTACGCATCGACCCAGTTTACAAGGATGTTCAAAAGCATCCCCTGCTTAATGAGCAGGAACATGAGCAGCTTGTAAACGGCCATTTGCCGAATATAAAAAAAGAGGTTATTGATAGAGAAGGTAACGCCACCTCAGAAATTATCGAGTTTGATAAATTGACTAACCAGTTTTTAAGCTACGACCCCCGAAAAATCAAGCTGCCCGAAGCTATCAACAATGAAGTCATTAGCCCGGAAAAAAAGCGCAAGCTTAGAGAAGGCGAAATAATCACTTTATCAGATGGAACGGAAGTGCAATACCGAACTTCGGATAAAAACGGCCTACGTTCGAATCGTAACGCCCTGGTACTGTCCGTCCTTTTAGATGGCGGTATAAGCTATCTTTTAGTTACCGGCATTGCCCGATTAATGGGTAGGGAAACTGCCGAAGAAAAATCATATTCAACCGGCTATTTAACAGCTTTAAAGGAAGTGGAAAAGCAATTGGAGCGCAAACAACAGAAATTTCCAAACGATAAATCCATAGCTAATGAACTTAATGTGGTGAAGCATGAATTTAGTAATGCCTCTGCAATGGAACCTGCACAGTTGAACACCTTACGCACGAAAGATGCTGATGATGTTATGAACGAAAAGAACGTTAATGACCCCGATGATGGTAAGGTTAATGCTGTAAATGATGAAGATAACGACATTGAACAATCAAGAGGCAGAGGTAGGTAA
- the istA gene encoding IS21 family transposase codes for MSKIRKILRMYTNGRSIMSIAAQADASRNTVKKYLASFKESGFSFDEVNALNDKELEDLFGKAKERSPNSRMQAMLRCFPKVDKELKRTGVTRQMLWEAYRKEFPDGYQYSQFCFYYTQWQARVNPVMHIDHKAGDKLYVDFAGQKLSITNRDTGEIIPVEVFIGILGASQLTYVEAVMSQQKEDFISACEHTLHYIGGVPEAIVPDNLKAAVTKSNRYEPTLNETFEDFSNHYCTTILPARAFRPRDKALVEGAVRIIYSRIYVPLRKSVYHSLQELNAAIHELLEAHNNRLMQSRPYSRRQQFEEVERETLMPLPVLRYELKKQFHATVMKNGHVSLGPDKNYYSVPYRFIGKKIKLLYSSTTVEAFYHYERIAIHKRTKGLHRYITDKDHLASTHQFVAEWNPEKFLSWAASIHEDVRLYIQHILSRRHHAEQAYRSCIGVLGFARKAGNERLILACRRGLSYGMYSYKTIQMILEKNLDQYEESLFANELTMPEHDNIRGEDYYQ; via the coding sequence ATGAGTAAGATAAGAAAGATCTTAAGGATGTACACCAACGGGCGCAGCATCATGTCTATAGCAGCCCAGGCAGACGCATCCAGAAACACCGTAAAGAAGTATCTGGCCTCTTTCAAGGAGAGCGGCTTCAGCTTTGATGAAGTCAATGCTTTGAATGATAAAGAGCTGGAAGACTTGTTTGGCAAGGCTAAGGAGCGCTCTCCCAACAGCCGTATGCAAGCCATGCTGCGCTGCTTTCCCAAAGTAGACAAAGAGCTGAAACGTACCGGTGTTACCCGTCAAATGCTTTGGGAGGCTTATCGTAAAGAGTTTCCGGACGGTTACCAGTATAGCCAGTTTTGCTTTTATTATACCCAGTGGCAGGCCCGGGTTAACCCTGTGATGCACATCGACCACAAGGCCGGTGATAAGCTGTATGTGGATTTTGCCGGTCAAAAGCTGAGCATCACAAACCGGGATACCGGGGAGATCATTCCTGTCGAGGTCTTCATCGGCATACTTGGGGCCAGCCAGCTGACCTATGTCGAGGCGGTCATGAGCCAGCAAAAAGAAGACTTCATTTCCGCTTGTGAGCATACCCTGCATTACATTGGCGGCGTGCCGGAGGCCATTGTTCCGGACAATCTGAAAGCTGCCGTCACTAAAAGTAACCGTTACGAACCTACGCTGAATGAAACGTTTGAAGACTTCAGCAATCATTATTGCACGACCATCTTACCTGCCCGGGCATTCCGCCCTCGTGATAAAGCGCTGGTAGAAGGTGCCGTAAGAATCATCTATAGCCGCATTTATGTTCCCCTGCGCAAGAGCGTTTATCATTCCTTGCAAGAGCTGAATGCCGCTATTCATGAACTGCTGGAAGCCCATAATAACCGGCTGATGCAAAGCCGGCCTTACAGCAGAAGGCAGCAATTCGAGGAGGTAGAGCGTGAAACGCTTATGCCTTTACCCGTGTTGCGCTATGAGCTTAAAAAGCAGTTTCATGCCACCGTGATGAAAAACGGGCATGTCAGCCTCGGGCCTGATAAGAACTACTATAGTGTGCCTTACCGCTTCATCGGCAAAAAGATCAAGCTGCTGTATTCCAGCACGACGGTAGAGGCCTTCTATCATTATGAACGCATAGCCATTCACAAGCGTACCAAGGGGCTGCACCGCTACATTACGGATAAAGACCATCTGGCTTCCACCCACCAGTTCGTTGCCGAGTGGAACCCGGAAAAGTTCCTGTCCTGGGCCGCATCGATCCATGAGGATGTGCGCCTTTATATCCAGCATATCCTTAGCCGCAGGCACCATGCAGAGCAGGCTTACCGATCCTGCATCGGTGTGCTGGGCTTTGCCCGTAAAGCCGGGAATGAACGCCTGATCCTGGCCTGCAGAAGAGGCCTGAGTTATGGCATGTACAGTTACAAGACCATACAAATGATCCTGGAAAAGAACCTCGATCAGTACGAAGAAAGCTTATTTGCCAATGAACTTACCATGCCCGAGCATGATAACATCAGAGGCGAAGACTATTACCAGTAA
- a CDS encoding Fic family protein, which yields MDIVKLIERYKALGIADILDHEKFNLISIVHHSTAIEGSTLTEVEAQVLIEEGLTPKGKPMNDSLMVTDHYAALLYTMEQANKKRAVSVPLIQEINSLVIRSTGKIYNTVFGTIDSRTGAFRKGNVSAGSTYFPNYDKVEPLTKAMVAKINELMQKPLKEEEKINLAFDAHYNLVSIHPFYDGNGRTSRLLMNYIQAFYKLPLAIVYNESKADYIQALIDTREKDDIKIFREFMRNEYGNMLKEEIKKLEELEKPKRNRGFTLLF from the coding sequence ATGGATATAGTTAAGCTAATTGAAAGGTACAAAGCATTAGGTATAGCTGATATTCTCGATCATGAGAAATTCAACTTAATATCTATTGTTCATCATTCGACAGCAATTGAAGGTTCAACTTTAACCGAAGTTGAAGCGCAGGTTCTGATTGAAGAAGGTTTAACCCCAAAGGGTAAGCCTATGAATGATAGCCTGATGGTAACAGATCATTATGCTGCATTACTTTATACGATGGAACAGGCCAATAAGAAAAGGGCTGTTTCTGTACCTTTAATTCAGGAAATTAATTCATTGGTAATTAGAAGTACTGGTAAGATTTACAATACTGTTTTTGGAACCATCGACTCGAGAACAGGGGCGTTCAGAAAAGGTAATGTTTCGGCAGGCTCAACTTACTTTCCTAATTATGATAAGGTAGAGCCACTTACCAAAGCAATGGTAGCAAAGATTAACGAACTTATGCAGAAACCATTGAAAGAGGAAGAAAAGATAAACCTTGCTTTTGATGCTCATTATAACTTAGTAAGCATTCATCCTTTCTATGATGGAAACGGAAGAACTTCACGTTTGCTGATGAACTACATACAGGCATTTTATAAATTGCCTTTAGCTATCGTTTATAATGAATCCAAAGCTGATTATATCCAAGCTTTAATTGATACCCGAGAGAAAGACGATATCAAAATATTCCGCGAGTTTATGAGAAATGAGTATGGCAATATGCTCAAAGAGGAAATTAAAAAATTAGAGGAATTAGAAAAACCCAAGCGAAATAGAGGATTTACGTTACTATTTTAA
- a CDS encoding M23 family metallopeptidase: MKVFNFSFIILFLFAVNAYSQQFNSIVSVEQINSIEVKKVDIPRDTATKVKVTKDTVYSSNFLPEREPLLLSALPLTSIILRSGFGYRIHPILGNIKFHNGVDLSARKAEIYSVLHGTVIASSYDNSIGNYIVINHGLYETIYGHLSVRFVKAGDLVKAGTIIGISGRTGRVTGEHLHFIVKYKGQSINPLPFLKEILSVNRKDELTKFLTQTTEYVN, from the coding sequence ATGAAAGTATTTAATTTCTCTTTCATTATCCTTTTTCTTTTTGCCGTAAATGCTTATTCCCAACAGTTCAATTCGATAGTTAGCGTTGAACAGATCAACTCTATTGAAGTGAAGAAAGTTGATATCCCAAGGGATACGGCCACGAAAGTGAAAGTTACAAAGGATACTGTTTATTCATCCAATTTTTTACCTGAACGTGAACCCCTGCTACTTTCGGCCCTGCCTTTAACAAGTATCATCTTAAGATCAGGGTTTGGATATCGAATCCATCCAATATTAGGGAACATCAAATTTCATAATGGTGTAGACCTATCCGCACGTAAAGCAGAAATCTATTCAGTGCTTCATGGCACCGTTATAGCTTCAAGTTATGATAATAGCATTGGAAACTACATTGTAATCAATCATGGTTTATATGAAACCATTTACGGCCATCTTTCAGTAAGGTTCGTCAAAGCCGGTGATTTAGTTAAAGCGGGAACAATCATTGGCATAAGTGGACGAACAGGACGAGTTACCGGTGAGCATCTGCACTTCATTGTCAAATATAAAGGGCAAAGCATCAATCCCCTGCCCTTCTTAAAAGAAATACTTTCTGTAAACAGAAAAGATGAACTAACCAAATTTTTAACGCAAACCACCGAATATGTCAATTAG
- a CDS encoding toprim domain-containing protein — protein sequence MKFNNNYSALIAEATRIKSEVALLDYFFKLESIGAIRYDGKKGKEFFFGFDHQKTGSISVKDQANLWYDHAKGEGGDIIKAVQLFEQKTFAEAIQRLSNRSDIVANGYRAFYKQNGDTEYDIEIFKVLDKVQHPALLNYLCSRGLVLADILDVAKEVHWKNGQDRFFAIGFPNANNGYAVRSKVYKGNLNGGGISAFSIGNRPQSIKLFEGSMDFASYRHLHANESFNAIILNGTGNLTKTLCARVGEDAKQKGLPVHLYFDNGVGGIQATTKGIALISDAQDRSDFYRSKGLSDLNDYLLAEKANVCNQKR from the coding sequence ATGAAGTTTAATAACAACTATTCCGCATTAATTGCGGAGGCAACACGTATTAAATCAGAGGTAGCACTACTTGATTACTTTTTTAAACTTGAAAGCATCGGTGCTATACGGTATGATGGAAAAAAAGGAAAGGAGTTCTTTTTCGGCTTTGATCACCAAAAAACAGGCTCTATAAGTGTTAAAGATCAGGCCAACCTTTGGTATGACCATGCTAAAGGTGAAGGGGGAGATATCATCAAAGCTGTACAGCTATTTGAACAGAAAACGTTTGCAGAGGCCATACAGCGCCTATCGAACCGTTCTGATATCGTTGCAAACGGCTACCGAGCTTTTTATAAGCAGAATGGAGATACAGAATATGATATTGAAATATTTAAGGTACTGGATAAGGTACAACATCCGGCTTTACTTAATTATTTATGTTCCCGGGGTTTAGTATTGGCAGATATTCTTGATGTTGCTAAGGAAGTACATTGGAAAAACGGGCAGGACAGGTTTTTTGCAATTGGCTTTCCAAATGCGAATAACGGTTATGCTGTCAGATCAAAAGTTTACAAAGGCAATCTGAATGGTGGAGGGATATCAGCTTTTTCAATAGGTAACAGGCCACAAAGTATTAAGCTATTTGAAGGAAGTATGGACTTTGCCAGTTACAGGCATTTACATGCTAATGAAAGCTTCAATGCCATCATTTTGAATGGAACAGGTAATTTGACTAAAACACTTTGTGCCCGGGTGGGGGAAGATGCAAAGCAAAAAGGTTTACCTGTCCATTTATATTTTGATAACGGGGTAGGAGGGATACAGGCAACAACAAAAGGAATAGCGTTAATTTCAGATGCTCAAGATCGAAGCGATTTCTACAGAAGCAAAGGTTTGAGTGACCTTAACGATTATCTATTAGCTGAAAAGGCTAACGTTTGTAATCAAAAAAGATAG
- a CDS encoding PH domain-containing protein gives MTVALLVGAFWLNILCLPAIVVLAMAFYRFFYIRNTVYILSEETLKVRTGMFNYTLITLELYRVKDYIIKQNIVMRLLKIMTLTLITTDKQDVVVALTGIRQSNINDTIRELVQRARAKSKIIEIN, from the coding sequence ATGACGGTAGCATTATTGGTCGGGGCTTTTTGGTTAAACATACTTTGTTTACCTGCAATTGTCGTTTTGGCAATGGCTTTTTATCGGTTCTTTTACATTCGTAATACTGTTTACATCCTTTCGGAAGAAACCTTAAAGGTGAGAACCGGGATGTTCAATTATACCCTTATTACGCTTGAATTATACAGGGTCAAGGATTATATTATCAAACAGAATATTGTCATGCGTTTATTAAAAATCATGACCTTGACCCTCATTACTACCGATAAGCAGGACGTTGTTGTTGCGCTCACCGGCATAAGACAATCCAACATTAATGATACGATCAGGGAGTTGGTTCAAAGGGCACGAGCGAAAAGCAAAATCATTGAAATCAATTAA
- a CDS encoding DUF6876 family protein: MEDFRLNNTHEFNQFLGGSETTYKYVFGVTHTEGIKYLADNYQCYWLLDLICIHSRDIKNLQEFQVWNLKRIQGCKFELTATDGNKNILKKIEIKYSDFKADNLDVWLVHETILLPCEY, from the coding sequence ATGGAAGATTTTAGATTGAACAACACTCATGAATTTAATCAGTTCTTAGGCGGCTCAGAAACTACTTACAAATACGTTTTCGGGGTAACTCATACAGAGGGCATAAAGTATCTTGCAGACAATTACCAGTGCTATTGGTTACTTGATTTGATATGTATTCATTCAAGGGATATCAAAAACTTACAAGAGTTTCAGGTATGGAATTTAAAGCGAATCCAGGGTTGTAAATTTGAATTAACGGCAACCGATGGTAATAAAAACATATTAAAGAAAATTGAAATAAAGTATTCGGACTTCAAAGCAGATAACTTAGACGTGTGGCTTGTACATGAAACCATACTGCTACCTTGTGAATACTGA
- a CDS encoding replication initiation protein, which produces MAKSDKVGKETAKRKRIIMLPEVKNYIIQPNRITNAVYNYTLIQEKIFTAIMFYLQEPINQSMKNVNIYQLDLFSKSEKVRITIPLREIAKPRQYGEVKEAMQQMAGIVINIPYVDANEKKRKKITNLFNFDVPEQAEYQSTVIIEMEKMVAEILIDIDKDPSNQRPINYTRYIYEIAQNARNKYTARLYKIISSWKKKGGFIIALDNLKEQLGVADQYPNYYDFKRRVLLPAYEELLEKADCWFNCKAKDFEIREGKTVTHLSFKVITPEFAEEDGKKTAYIERIVRDNFRFTDADIMSIESVLKSPEIERQDIIKKIIEVSEYIAENEIGNPKAYLIKSLLSQFNK; this is translated from the coding sequence ATGGCAAAGTCTGATAAGGTAGGTAAAGAAACAGCGAAGCGCAAACGCATAATTATGCTTCCAGAGGTAAAGAATTATATAATTCAGCCTAATCGGATAACTAATGCTGTATACAACTATACTCTCATTCAGGAAAAGATTTTTACAGCTATTATGTTTTATCTTCAAGAGCCGATAAATCAGTCAATGAAGAATGTAAATATTTATCAGCTTGATTTATTTTCTAAGAGTGAAAAAGTCCGTATAACTATCCCCTTACGTGAAATTGCTAAACCCAGGCAATATGGAGAGGTGAAAGAAGCGATGCAACAAATGGCCGGAATCGTAATTAACATTCCATACGTCGATGCTAATGAAAAGAAAAGAAAGAAAATAACCAACTTATTCAATTTTGACGTGCCGGAGCAAGCGGAATATCAATCAACCGTCATTATAGAAATGGAAAAAATGGTTGCCGAAATACTCATAGATATTGATAAAGACCCTTCCAACCAACGGCCAATCAATTATACAAGGTATATCTACGAAATTGCACAAAATGCAAGAAATAAGTATACCGCCCGACTTTACAAAATCATTTCCAGTTGGAAGAAAAAAGGCGGCTTTATCATCGCCTTAGATAATCTCAAAGAACAACTGGGCGTTGCTGATCAGTATCCGAATTATTATGATTTTAAACGGAGGGTATTGCTACCGGCATATGAAGAACTTCTTGAAAAAGCTGATTGTTGGTTTAACTGTAAAGCCAAAGATTTTGAAATCAGGGAAGGTAAAACGGTTACTCACTTGTCTTTTAAAGTAATTACTCCTGAGTTTGCAGAGGAAGATGGTAAAAAGACAGCCTATATAGAGCGCATTGTACGCGATAACTTTAGATTTACTGATGCAGATATCATGAGCATAGAAAGTGTGCTTAAAAGCCCGGAAATCGAGCGTCAGGACATAATTAAAAAGATCATTGAGGTTAGCGAGTACATAGCAGAAAATGAAATTGGTAATCCGAAGGCTTACTTAATAAAAAGCCTTTTGAGTCAGTTTAATAAATAA
- the istB gene encoding IS21-like element helper ATPase IstB, whose translation MNTNTLDKLRKMKFFGMFHAFQSSLETGQTDHYTADELLAYLVDAEWDDRHNRRIERQIYHAKFRYKASIEEVNYQAERSIDRNLVMRLADCTFIERNENVLLTGSTGIGKSYIASAIGYQACMQGYRVFYASTPKLFAKLKMAKADGSYIKEIAKIERQQLLILDDFGLQPFDAQNRAALMEIIEDRHGKASLIITSQLPVSKWHEVIGEKTIADAILDRIVHSAHRLDLKGESMRKKRRADEKEISYQ comes from the coding sequence ATGAATACAAACACTTTAGACAAACTGCGGAAGATGAAGTTCTTCGGCATGTTCCATGCTTTTCAAAGCAGCCTGGAAACCGGGCAAACAGATCACTACACGGCCGATGAACTCTTGGCCTACCTGGTGGATGCCGAATGGGATGACCGGCATAACCGGCGTATAGAGCGCCAGATCTATCATGCCAAGTTCCGCTACAAAGCGTCCATTGAAGAGGTGAACTACCAGGCAGAGCGGAGCATTGACCGCAACCTGGTCATGCGCCTGGCGGACTGCACCTTCATTGAGCGCAATGAGAATGTGCTCCTGACCGGCAGCACCGGCATTGGCAAAAGCTACATCGCCTCTGCTATTGGTTACCAGGCCTGTATGCAGGGCTATAGGGTATTCTATGCCAGTACACCCAAGCTATTTGCCAAACTCAAGATGGCCAAGGCTGATGGCTCCTACATCAAAGAGATCGCAAAGATTGAACGCCAGCAACTGCTCATACTCGATGACTTTGGCTTGCAGCCTTTTGATGCACAAAACAGGGCTGCCCTGATGGAGATCATTGAAGACCGGCATGGTAAAGCATCCCTGATCATTACCTCACAGCTTCCGGTCAGTAAATGGCATGAGGTCATCGGTGAAAAAACAATAGCTGATGCAATATTAGACCGTATCGTACACAGCGCTCACCGGCTGGATCTCAAGGGTGAATCCATGAGAAAAAAACGCAGGGCTGATGAAAAGGAAATCAGTTACCAATAA
- a CDS encoding ArdC family protein, translating to MATDNKKMYELVAEKIIEQLKEGVAPWQKPWNSAGTDYSMPYNAVTGNPYKGLNALYLHLFSPYSDPRWATFKQAESEGWQVQKGAKGFMINFVKTHDLRTKLDENKRPVLDDKGHPVKIKVELSNPIVTKAWVFNAEQIKGIPPLPERQVKDIDLWEKVARAENILKASGAKIEHVAGDKAYYAPLFDRIQLPDRKQFETADRYYSTALHELGHWTGHHTRLDRDLVNKFGTPDYAREELRAEIASMILGNELKIGHDPKQHIAYVDNWIQILTDTPYEIHAAAADAQRIFDFVMAFEQKIDLKQESNKAIEFNPHTLQKGDEIKYNSTTYKVLEANKKDFLIEDLSNKHKIQLTPNDGLFKSLVEAKRDNRKSVSVIESEKSQAKSPNYSISTERENDYNIATDKILAASEDSSYKRKI from the coding sequence ATGGCAACTGATAATAAGAAAATGTACGAACTGGTTGCTGAAAAGATAATTGAGCAACTTAAAGAAGGTGTAGCACCTTGGCAAAAGCCCTGGAACAGCGCAGGGACTGATTATAGCATGCCATATAATGCCGTTACCGGTAATCCATACAAAGGCTTAAATGCACTCTATCTGCATTTATTTAGTCCCTATTCTGACCCTCGTTGGGCAACATTCAAACAGGCAGAAAGTGAAGGGTGGCAGGTTCAAAAAGGCGCAAAAGGATTTATGATAAATTTTGTAAAAACCCATGATTTGCGAACGAAGCTTGATGAAAATAAACGGCCAGTACTCGACGACAAAGGGCATCCAGTGAAAATCAAAGTTGAATTATCAAACCCAATTGTCACCAAAGCTTGGGTTTTTAATGCAGAGCAAATAAAAGGTATCCCACCATTACCCGAGCGCCAGGTTAAAGATATCGACTTATGGGAAAAAGTTGCAAGGGCTGAAAATATCCTTAAAGCATCGGGTGCAAAGATTGAACATGTGGCCGGGGATAAGGCATATTACGCCCCGCTTTTTGATAGGATACAATTGCCCGATAGAAAACAGTTTGAAACTGCCGACCGCTACTATTCCACTGCTCTACATGAATTAGGCCATTGGACAGGACACCACACCAGGCTTGACCGCGATTTAGTAAACAAATTCGGAACCCCTGATTATGCAAGGGAAGAATTAAGGGCAGAGATCGCTTCTATGATTTTAGGGAACGAACTTAAGATAGGTCATGACCCTAAACAGCACATCGCCTATGTAGACAACTGGATACAGATATTAACTGATACCCCTTATGAAATCCATGCGGCCGCAGCGGATGCACAGCGGATATTTGATTTTGTGATGGCTTTCGAGCAGAAAATTGACCTTAAGCAAGAAAGTAATAAGGCTATTGAATTTAACCCACATACATTGCAAAAGGGGGATGAAATCAAGTATAATTCCACCACTTATAAAGTGTTAGAAGCTAATAAGAAGGATTTTCTTATTGAGGATTTAAGCAATAAGCATAAAATACAGCTTACCCCTAATGACGGGCTTTTTAAATCATTGGTCGAAGCTAAAAGAGATAACAGGAAATCAGTTTCTGTTATTGAATCTGAAAAATCGCAAGCGAAAAGCCCCAATTATAGTATTTCGACCGAGAGGGAGAATGATTATAACATAGCGACCGATAAGATTTTAGCTGCTTCGGAAGACAGTAGCTATAAACGTAAAATCTAA